The following nucleotide sequence is from Primulina tabacum isolate GXHZ01 chromosome 2, ASM2559414v2, whole genome shotgun sequence.
TTTTTTCGCTAGTTTCTTACCTCTTTAAGGGGAAATTTGATCGTATTACCCCTTTGTAGGATCAATGACGAAAATTGGACCGATTTGAAATTGTGCCTAACTCATAAATCAAGAATCGCATTCACAGaaaaattttaacaattaaGCTCGTTTATTTGAACACAGAAGCCACTTACAACTCATCCTGACCAGATAAACTCATGCATGGCGCCACTCAATCTTTTCTCAACGCATGGCACTCAAACTTGAATATAcattatataaattttcagatatAAATTAATTCATCCTCAATCGATCATTTGAGCTCTCTTGTTTCTAATATCGGAGAGAATCTGGCACATGGATTTGTGTGACGAGCCACTGATTTCGCTTAGTGCATTGGCAGCACTAATTTTCAACCTTTTAACCTTGTCCCTCATCACTTGTCCATCTTCACCTTGAATTAATGTCCTCACCAGTTTCTCTATCTCTTCCCTTCCCACCACTTTCCTTGTGGGCAACTCCTCCGGCCGCAATGCCACCCCGATCTCCTCAGTCAACAAGGCGGCGTTCATCCTTTGCTCCGCGTATAGCGGCCACGCTATCATCGGCAGCCCACTAACTATGCTTTCCAACGTCGAGTTCCACCCGCAATGCGTCAGGAATCCTCCCATCGAGCGATGGCTCAGGATTTTGACTTGTTGTCCCCACAATGGGACCAACACTCCTGTATTTCGCGTTCGGGTTAAAAACCCCGAAGGCAAATAGCCCGGGAACTCTTCCGACCCTTCGTCTCTGGTGAAAAACGCATCATCCACACGACCACTGGTCGGAGTTCGCACCACCCAAATGAACCGCTGTTGGCTCAGCTCCAGCCCCCAAGCCAGCTCGGTCATTTGCTCCTGCGATAGCACCCCACCGCTTCCGAGTGATACAAGTAGAACACTTTGATTAGGTTGCTTGTCTAACCAATCCATCAAGCCATTTTCCAACACTTCCTGTTCTATGGGTCTCGTCAGAGGACCGATAGGGTAAAGGGGGGCGGTCATCACGGACCTCAACGCTTCATTTTCCCTAAAAGCCTCGAGGGTTTTGGACTCCAATTCTTCCCACGAGTTCAATAAAATCCCATCAAATAACGTGAACTCTTTCCCCTGTCTCAGATACTCGACATACTGCTGATCATGCCGGTTTAGCATCGGGTCCACCACATCCACCGGTCGAACTGGTTTGCAGCCCGGAATTTTCAAGTAATCTCGCTCATCAACATATTGACCCTTGACTTCTCCATCAAGAACTGGACAGTAAATAGTCAACGCAGTGAACCATGCAGTAGAGGGAACATAGACATACTTGGGCAAGTCATACTCCAAGGCAATCGGCAGAGCTTCTGTCCCAAAAAGATCGACGATCAGGGCGTCCGGCTTGCGGCCCATGGAGGCGATGGCAGAGCGGACTAACGGCAAAGCTTCCCGGAGCATCATGCACAGTCTTGTGACTACTTGTATAGACGGATTCATGAGGTGTGAGATATCACCAAGGGGAAGCTCCACAGTTTCGACGAGCCCCTCTTCATTTGGAAGCTTGAGGAGGCTGGATTCCGATGAAGCACCGCCTGTTGTGACTGCAAGAATGGTGGTTTTGATGTTGTGTTGGGCGGCGAGGCGGTTGGCTAGGAGTAGAACCGGTATGAGATGCCCGACACCGGGACTGGAGAGAATAGCGATGTGAAGATTATTAGATGAGCCACTCATGGTTGAGACACAATGGGATGTATTTTAGTAATGGTGAGAATTTCTGCATGAAAAAGGAATTAAAACATTTATAAgagatatataaaaaaaaaaaaaccttatttctttcaaataataatttttaatcataACCATTGCATGCAGTCAAAAAAAGAAAACAGCGTATATCTTATgttacatttatttttatttccaaatattagaattatgtaTTTGGATATATTCCTAGCTCGGCTGACGTATTTGATGCATTAATATAGACTATTGATTATCTTGACAAACGTACGTTGTATTTTAATGTCTCTTAGAGATTTTCAATGTAGTTGTACAAGTACTATCTTTTTACCTTATTTAATAAAAgcaatttcattaaaaaataataaaataaaattgtttgATTTAACTACGAACGTACAAGACCAGACAATCAACTTGTTAATACTTAAATATCTTGATCCACGAATTTAATATTTCATAGTAGCTTTGAGTGTAGGGCAGGGAAACAAAATTTGACTCtcatgttaaaaaaataataatttgaagGTCGAAAATGTGGAAAAGACAATAAATTTAGGTTGGTTTTTCAACGTCGTGGGACAACCTAAAAGGGACGAGTGgagattttaaaagattttcagAGATGGTTTATGTCATAATTAAGGTGATTCTTatcatatataatatttttttgtcacGTATGTGTCCAAGAtcttaaatttaaaaagaaattaaGTTGTAAGATTCATTCTCCCAACTCAAAAAAGAAATGATATgttaattttgaacaaaaaagaATTGGGATATCGACTAGTTGCCTGTTTTTAAATCAAGGCTAACAAATTTGCCCAAAATTAATATTGCAACACAAAATGTGATAAGAGATTCCCTTTGACAAACGCAATTATTGTGAAAACATCGTTTAATATTTAATTCAGCGATAAATCTTCATGGCTGTCAACTGATAATTGACATGTGAGATTTTACTTTTTAagaaatgacaaaaacttgtgtgagacggtttcacgggtcatattttgtgagacatatattttatttgagtcatccatgaaaaaatattactttttatgctaagagtattactttttagtgTGAATATCAGTAAAGTTGACCCGCtgataaagattcatgaaatcgtctcataagagacgTACCCTTTAGAAATATATGGAAGACCGTAAGAAtgttaatttataaaatatagatCCCAATACAATTTATGGCATAGCTAAAATAAAGTTGCATTATTTGAAGATTTAAAaggaatatatataaaattacaaatttttaaTCAACTGAAATTGTAAATAAAGAATGTAAAAATAATGTTTTCTTATCGTAAAAATTTATatcttttatatattattatctcaaCATACACTGATGTGGGCATCTTCTCTCTTGGTTTTCTCACAAAAGACTGAGCTAAAAACAaacgccgttgccggggatcgAACCCGGGTCACCCGCGTGACAGGCGGGAATACTCACCACTATACTACAACGACTTTGTTGTTTTAGCTTTatccattttattttataaccAATAATATTTTATACCATTCCTACTTTTTAacttaattttgattttaatttgtAAATTGGATAATGACTCCGAAATGTAATTCAAAAGAAGTAACTGGAgagaaaaattataaaaaggaaaaatgaataaataaatcagCACACGCTTTTAAGGTTTGACCGAAGAAAACAAATTGTTGAAAGAGCCGAGAACAGAGCACACTCGAGTGGAATTGCCTTTGATTTTTTAGCTGCGAATCTGCAACAAATGGGATATGTGCAAGAAGCCAGAGAAAATCACGTCAAGAAGAAAGTTGAAGAAGGTAAAGTGTTTATTGAATGATTCAACATTGACCTCTTAAACCCTAAACCATATCTCATTCGACTTCAATTACTCGAGCGACATTAGATTTATTATCTCACTGATTTGTCATGCATGTAAAATTTAGCTGAAGAAATTAACTATTTCTTTGTGGGGATTAAGTTGTTGCTTAAGCGGGTTGTTTTGATTCTATTTTGGATCTAATTACTTGGGGGAGGGGTGTTTTACGGTGGGTTTGTACCCAAACCTCGCCCACAACACCTGGGTGGTGTCCCCTGTGTAGATGTCTGAGATCCAgttatttcgaaatttaggtTTATGTTTATTGGCCGtgataaaattgatttttggggtgattttatgtatttaacaagcgaaaataatattttatgagttAGGAAATCATttatatacatttaaatttttttaagctTGAGGGTAGAGGAAATCCCCAACCTCACTCAGTCCAACCTGAGTATGCTGCAGTTCTTTTGGGTCTGCGAGAAATTGAGTTATGAATTTTGCCTGCTATATTGATGTCTGAAGATTGGTATGATCTAACCATATATGAGTAGAGTTGGCATTGGGGTGATTGGAGATGGTTGGTTTCACCCTAAGGAAGTGAAAGAATTCAAGAGGCAGTCggtaaaaccaaaaaaaaaagatcatGTTATTTGTGGTCGCA
It contains:
- the LOC142536924 gene encoding anthocyanidin 3-O-glucosyltransferase 5-like codes for the protein MSGSSNNLHIAILSSPGVGHLIPVLLLANRLAAQHNIKTTILAVTTGGASSESSLLKLPNEEGLVETVELPLGDISHLMNPSIQVVTRLCMMLREALPLVRSAIASMGRKPDALIVDLFGTEALPIALEYDLPKYVYVPSTAWFTALTIYCPVLDGEVKGQYVDERDYLKIPGCKPVRPVDVVDPMLNRHDQQYVEYLRQGKEFTLFDGILLNSWEELESKTLEAFRENEALRSVMTAPLYPIGPLTRPIEQEVLENGLMDWLDKQPNQSVLLVSLGSGGVLSQEQMTELAWGLELSQQRFIWVVRTPTSGRVDDAFFTRDEGSEEFPGYLPSGFLTRTRNTGVLVPLWGQQVKILSHRSMGGFLTHCGWNSTLESIVSGLPMIAWPLYAEQRMNAALLTEEIGVALRPEELPTRKVVGREEIEKLVRTLIQGEDGQVMRDKVKRLKISAANALSEISGSSHKSMCQILSDIRNKRAQMID